The segment TTTCCTGGGTGTCTTGTACCCGAGAAGCAGACCGAAACACTCTTTCTTATAGACCTCTACCGACGACAGTACAAGACCTACAAAAACGTTCTCGCTCAGAAATACCTCTATCTCTCCCTTCTTTACACTCATCTTACTACCGATTACTTCCTTTTCCTTCTTTCAACCTTGGTCTTCTTAAGCAATTTCTTATGCTTATGTTTTCTCATCTTCTTCTTCCGCTTCTTGACTACACTACCCAAGATTT is part of the Nitrospirota bacterium genome and harbors:
- a CDS encoding AURKAIP1/COX24 domain-containing protein yields the protein MGSVVKKRKKKMRKHKHKKLLKKTKVERRKRK